From the genome of Bactrocera oleae isolate idBacOlea1 chromosome 2, idBacOlea1, whole genome shotgun sequence, one region includes:
- the krz gene encoding beta-arrestin-1 gives MNTLSTSGAATTATPSSDEAGGGGGDADASSRRQATRVFKKSSSNGKVTVYLGKRDFVDHVTHVDPIDGVVFIDPEYVKDRKVFGQVLAAFRYGREDLDVLGLTFRKDLYLAHEQIYPPQQNERPLTRLQERLIKKLGPNAYPFYFEVPPYCPASVSLQPAPGDTGKSCGVDYELKAFVGEHIDDKPHKRNSVRLTIRKVMYAPSKVGEQPSIEVSKEFLLKPNKIHLEASLDKELYHHGEKISVNVHIANNSNRNVKKIKVCVRQFADICLFSTAQYKSVVAETESEDGCQVLPGFTLSKVFELCPLLADNKDKWGLALDGQLKHEDTNLASSTLITNPAQRESLGIIVHYKVKVKLLISGALMGNDLVAELPFTLMHPKPEEEDNPLLMDKSPRQSIRDGALSLECGNGGNGVDEAQQAEVPTTNLIQLDEDDSQDDDIIFEDFARLRLKGAETEA, from the exons ATGAATACCCTTTCCACCAGTGGAGCCGCAACTACTGCCACACCCTCTTCAGATGAGGCTGGAGGTGGTGGTGGAGATGCTGATGCGAGTTCGCGGCGCCAAGCTACAAGAGTATTTAAAAAGAGTTCATCCAATGGTAAGGTCACAGTGTACCTAGGAAAGCGCGATTTCGTCGATCACGTTACACATGTGGATCCAATCGATGGTGTAGTTTTCATCGATCCAGAGTATGTTAAAGACCGCAAAGTTTTTGGACAAGTTCTTGCCGCGTTTCGGTATGGTCGAGAAGATTTGGATGTACTTGGCCTGACCTTTCGCAAAGATTTGTATCTAGCGCATGAACAAATATATCCGCCACAACAAAATGAGCGGCCATTAACTAGATTACAAGAGCggcttataaaaaaattgggaCCAAATGCATATCCTTTTTACTTTGAAGTTCCTCCGTATTGTCCGGCATCAGTGTCGCTTCAACCAGCTCCTGGGGACACGGGCAAATCTTGTGGCGTGGACTACGAACTAAAAGCTTTTGTTG GCGAACACATCGATGATAAACCGCATAAGCGCAACTCTGTCCGTTTGACCATACGTAAGGTTATGTACGCACCGTCCAAGGTGGGCGAACAGCCATCCATCGAAGTGAGCAAAGAGTTTTTGTTGAAACCGAATAAAATCCACCTAGAAGCCAGTTTGGACAAGGAGTTATATCATCATGGTGAAAAAATTTCCGTCAATGTGCATATAGCCAATAATTCGAATCGCAACGTAAAGAAGATTAAAGTTTGTGTGCGTCAATTCGCCGACATTTGCCTTTTCTCGACGGCGCAGTATAAGTCGGTGGTGGCGGAAACCGAATCGGAGGATGGTTGTCAGGTGCTGCCCGGTTTTACGCTCTCGAAAGTGTTTGAACTGTGTCCACTGCTTGCCGACAACAAGGACAAGTGGGGACTCGCGCTCGACGGCCAGTTGAAGCACGAGGATACAAATTTGGCGTCCAGCACGCTCATAACGAATCCGGCACAACGCGAAAGTCTTGGTATCATTGTACACTATAAGGTGAAAGTTAAACTGCTCATCAGTGGAGCGTTAATGGGCAATGATTTGGTAGCTGAATTGCCATTTACATTGATGCATCCAAAACCGGAAGAGGAAGATAATCCACTATTAATGGATAAGTCGCCACGCCAGAGCATACGTGATGGTGCATTATCATTGGAATGTGGTAATGGTGGCAATGGCGTGGACGAAGCGCAACAAGCTGAGGTGCCCACAACCAATTTAATACAATTAGACGAAGATGATTCACAAGACGATGACATTATCTTTGAAGATTTCGCACGGCTCCGGCTAAAGGGCGCTGAAACTGAGGCCTAG